A DNA window from Arachis hypogaea cultivar Tifrunner chromosome 18, arahy.Tifrunner.gnm2.J5K5, whole genome shotgun sequence contains the following coding sequences:
- the LOC112772519 gene encoding sodium/calcium exchanger NCL2-like isoform X1, whose amino-acid sequence MRMISKTPLVFIISLLLLVNVHGRYLLPNHASEELVSDGVEEVDDHSVHPNRTSYLLLKGIDEDHNCDQIYGFLPCTNNIFGNLFLILVYGYMLFHGESFLSRGTQRIFKILGPGIFGATAFNIIPALPESLILLVPVLLVNNGKIAEEYAMIGIGSLAGSSILLLTIVWGTCVITGSKDFEHSEGSNSSSSSSSSSPSSPSPTTLKPLFTSHGITIDLETKQAASNMLGSTILLQLSYGTTTVQSIIGLIFASLLLFFYFTKQVFEPWRQKRRLEYLKHDDLMLRILSFVEKNTLQRILTKNGTPNVTAIRRLYSEIDEDRSSGISASELRDLLLRNKVTDTSIDEEKEIEEVLKFFEHGHDQMITKDEFVVGFAKWLDQTKHDLDKEYLSRKSMKDLYEVFGPWTKNKRKEREGKKRVISEILRHVQNDMVGSLLRNDGKPDEIAIKRLFEKIDRNKDNCVSQSELKELMMNITFVKASMEVEKAVALVIDELDHDIDQIINEEEFVAVFEKSLNKISSHAPFSDPDSEEDIYQAWEEAGMVVENKESKAIVDKSIWGRLMATTNVVLGIVIICIVAQPLMESVRKFSNSLGVHAAFVSFVLVPLAINAREATTAIKKTSYKNSRTISLAISEIYGGVLMNNIVGFFAISIMIYVRQVTYVFPSELMVATLVCQIISVILGCHYTFSPWSCVYAYFTYFFSLVWSFCI is encoded by the exons ATGAGGATGATTTCCAAAACACCTTTAGTGTTCATTATCTCTCTTCTATTGCTGGTTAATGTCCATGGTCGCTATCTACTTCCAAATCATGCTTCTGAAGAATTAGTTTCAGATGGAGTTGAAGAAGTTGATGATCATAGTGTTCACCCCAACAGAACTTCTTATTTGCTACTCAAAGGAATTGATGAAGATCATAACTGTGACCAAATTTACGGATTTCTGCCATGCACAAACAACATATTTGGGAATCTCTTTCTAATTTTGGTGTATGGATACATGCTTTTTCATGGAGAATCGTTTCTGAGTAGAGGGACTCAACGAATCTTCAAGATTCTTGGCCCTGGTATCTTTGGTGCTACTGCTTTTAACATCATTCCTGCTCTTCCAGAGTCCTTGATTCTTCTTG TTCCAGTACTACTTGTGAACAATGGAAAGATAGCAGAAGAATATGCTATGATTGGAATTGGATCATTGGCTGGATCATCAATCTTGCTTCTGACTATAGTTTGGGGAACATGTGTTATCACTGGCAGCAAAGATTTTGAGCACAGTGAAGGATctaactcatcatcatcatcatcatcatcatcaccatcatcaccaTCACCTACAACTCTCAAACCTTTATTCACTA GTCATGGCATTACTATAGATTTGGAGACAAAACAAGCAGCAAGCAATATGTTAGGTTCAACAATTTTATTACAATTATCTTATGGGACAACAACTGTGCAATCGATAATTGGTCTCATCTttgcttcccttcttctcttcttttattttactaaacaG GTTTTTGAACCTTGGCgacagaaaagaagattggaatACTTGAAACATGATGATTTAATGTTAAGAATACTAAGTTTTGTAGAAAAGAATACTCTACAAAGGATACTCACCAAGAATGGGACTCCAAATGTGACTGCCATTAGAAG GTTGTACAGTGAAATAGATGAAGATAGGAGCAGTGGCATATCAGCTTCTGAACTAAGAGACCTATTGCTACGAAACAAAGTAACAGACACAAGTATCGACGAGGAGAAAGAAATAGAAGAGGTATTGAAATTTTTTGAACATGGTCATGATCAAATGATAACCAAGGATGAGTTTGTTGTTGGCTTTGCAAAGTGGCTTGATCAAACAAAGCATGATTTGGATAAAGAGTATCTTTCAAGGAAATCAATGAAGGACTTATATGAG GTTTTTGGGCCATggactaaaaacaaaagaaaagaaagagaagggaagaaACGAGTCATATCTGAAATATTAAGGCATGTTCAGAATGATATGGTTGGAAGCCTTCTCAGAAATGATGGAAAACCTGATGAGATAGCCATCAAAAG GTTGTTCGAAAAAATTGACCGCAACAAAGACAACTGCGTCTCGCAATCTGAACTGAAAGAACTAATGATGAACATCACATTTGTTAAAGCATCAATGGAAGTGGAGAAAGCAGTTGCTTTAGTCATTGATGAACTTGACCATGACATAGACCAGATAATCAATGAGGAGGAATTTGTTGCTGTGTTTgagaaatcacttaacaaaattTCAAGTCATGCTCCTTTTTCTGATCCTGACTCTGAAGAAGATATATATCAA GCATGGGAAGAGGCAGGCATGGTGGtggaaaataaagaaagcaaagcaATAGTAGATAAATCAATATGGGGAAGGTTGATGGCCACAACAAATGTGGTGCTAGGAATTGTTATTATATGCATTGTGGCACAACCGCTTATGGAAAGTGTCAGAAAATTCTCCAACAGTTTAGGAGTTCATGCTGCCTTTGTCTCATTTGTTCTAGTCCCCTTGGCCATAAATGCAAGGGAAGCAACTACAGCAATTAAAAAAACAAGCTATAAGAATTCTAGGACTATTTCTCTTGCTATTTCTGAG ATATATGGAGGGGTTCTCATGAATAACATTGTTGGATTTTTTGCTATCTCCATTATGATCTATGTCCGACAAGTCACTTATGTATTCCCATCAGAATTGATGGTCGCTACACTTGTTTGTCAGATTATAAGCGTTATTTTAGGTTGTCACTACACTTTCTCTCCATGGTCATGTGTGTATGCTTACTTCACATATTTTTTCTCCTTGGTTTGGAGTTTTTGTATTTAG
- the LOC112772521 gene encoding uncharacterized protein encodes MTLADQFGQFSADVKLINEVGASGVCGYVQIMGARLVSIGRTQELALENKNKIAISVEELVMALKEKEKEVSELTSSLKTKGQQHDLEDNVRDLRSKKEKFEAQIKELETKVYDTFAQGFDRAVDQVNTCFQGQMLRS; translated from the exons ATGACGCTGGCTGATCAATTTGGCCAATTTTCTGCTGATGTGAAATTAATCAATGAAGTTGGAGCCTCTGGTGTTTGTGGCTATGTACAg ATTATGGGTGCTCGTCTTGTGTCAATAGGTCGGACACAAGAGCTTGCtttggaaaacaaaaataagattGCTATTTCTGTAGAGGAGCTTGTTATGGCtttgaaggaaaaagagaaggaaGTTAGCGAGTTAACTTCTTCTTTGAAGACTAAGGGTCAGCAACATGACTTGGAAGATAATGTTAGGGATTTGAGATCAAAGAAGGAGAAGTTTGAAGCTCAGATTAAGGAGCTGGAGACCAAGGTGTATGACACATTTGCTCAAGGGTTTGATCGAGCTGTTGATCAGGTCAACACATGTTTCCAGGGACAGATGTTGAGAAGCTAG
- the LOC112772519 gene encoding sodium/calcium exchanger NCL1-like isoform X2 yields MRMISKTPLVFIISLLLLVNVHGRYLLPNHASEELVSDGVEEVDDHSVHPNRTSYLLLKGIDEDHNCDQIYGFLPCTNNIFGNLFLILVYGYMLFHGESFLSRGTQRIFKILGPGIFGATAFNIIPALPESLILLVPVLLVNNGKIAEEYAMIGIGSLAGSSILLLTIVWGTCVITGSKDFEHSHGITIDLETKQAASNMLGSTILLQLSYGTTTVQSIIGLIFASLLLFFYFTKQVFEPWRQKRRLEYLKHDDLMLRILSFVEKNTLQRILTKNGTPNVTAIRRLYSEIDEDRSSGISASELRDLLLRNKVTDTSIDEEKEIEEVLKFFEHGHDQMITKDEFVVGFAKWLDQTKHDLDKEYLSRKSMKDLYEVFGPWTKNKRKEREGKKRVISEILRHVQNDMVGSLLRNDGKPDEIAIKRLFEKIDRNKDNCVSQSELKELMMNITFVKASMEVEKAVALVIDELDHDIDQIINEEEFVAVFEKSLNKISSHAPFSDPDSEEDIYQAWEEAGMVVENKESKAIVDKSIWGRLMATTNVVLGIVIICIVAQPLMESVRKFSNSLGVHAAFVSFVLVPLAINAREATTAIKKTSYKNSRTISLAISEIYGGVLMNNIVGFFAISIMIYVRQVTYVFPSELMVATLVCQIISVILGCHYTFSPWSCVYAYFTYFFSLVWSFCI; encoded by the exons ATGAGGATGATTTCCAAAACACCTTTAGTGTTCATTATCTCTCTTCTATTGCTGGTTAATGTCCATGGTCGCTATCTACTTCCAAATCATGCTTCTGAAGAATTAGTTTCAGATGGAGTTGAAGAAGTTGATGATCATAGTGTTCACCCCAACAGAACTTCTTATTTGCTACTCAAAGGAATTGATGAAGATCATAACTGTGACCAAATTTACGGATTTCTGCCATGCACAAACAACATATTTGGGAATCTCTTTCTAATTTTGGTGTATGGATACATGCTTTTTCATGGAGAATCGTTTCTGAGTAGAGGGACTCAACGAATCTTCAAGATTCTTGGCCCTGGTATCTTTGGTGCTACTGCTTTTAACATCATTCCTGCTCTTCCAGAGTCCTTGATTCTTCTTG TTCCAGTACTACTTGTGAACAATGGAAAGATAGCAGAAGAATATGCTATGATTGGAATTGGATCATTGGCTGGATCATCAATCTTGCTTCTGACTATAGTTTGGGGAACATGTGTTATCACTGGCAGCAAAGATTTTGAGCACA GTCATGGCATTACTATAGATTTGGAGACAAAACAAGCAGCAAGCAATATGTTAGGTTCAACAATTTTATTACAATTATCTTATGGGACAACAACTGTGCAATCGATAATTGGTCTCATCTttgcttcccttcttctcttcttttattttactaaacaG GTTTTTGAACCTTGGCgacagaaaagaagattggaatACTTGAAACATGATGATTTAATGTTAAGAATACTAAGTTTTGTAGAAAAGAATACTCTACAAAGGATACTCACCAAGAATGGGACTCCAAATGTGACTGCCATTAGAAG GTTGTACAGTGAAATAGATGAAGATAGGAGCAGTGGCATATCAGCTTCTGAACTAAGAGACCTATTGCTACGAAACAAAGTAACAGACACAAGTATCGACGAGGAGAAAGAAATAGAAGAGGTATTGAAATTTTTTGAACATGGTCATGATCAAATGATAACCAAGGATGAGTTTGTTGTTGGCTTTGCAAAGTGGCTTGATCAAACAAAGCATGATTTGGATAAAGAGTATCTTTCAAGGAAATCAATGAAGGACTTATATGAG GTTTTTGGGCCATggactaaaaacaaaagaaaagaaagagaagggaagaaACGAGTCATATCTGAAATATTAAGGCATGTTCAGAATGATATGGTTGGAAGCCTTCTCAGAAATGATGGAAAACCTGATGAGATAGCCATCAAAAG GTTGTTCGAAAAAATTGACCGCAACAAAGACAACTGCGTCTCGCAATCTGAACTGAAAGAACTAATGATGAACATCACATTTGTTAAAGCATCAATGGAAGTGGAGAAAGCAGTTGCTTTAGTCATTGATGAACTTGACCATGACATAGACCAGATAATCAATGAGGAGGAATTTGTTGCTGTGTTTgagaaatcacttaacaaaattTCAAGTCATGCTCCTTTTTCTGATCCTGACTCTGAAGAAGATATATATCAA GCATGGGAAGAGGCAGGCATGGTGGtggaaaataaagaaagcaaagcaATAGTAGATAAATCAATATGGGGAAGGTTGATGGCCACAACAAATGTGGTGCTAGGAATTGTTATTATATGCATTGTGGCACAACCGCTTATGGAAAGTGTCAGAAAATTCTCCAACAGTTTAGGAGTTCATGCTGCCTTTGTCTCATTTGTTCTAGTCCCCTTGGCCATAAATGCAAGGGAAGCAACTACAGCAATTAAAAAAACAAGCTATAAGAATTCTAGGACTATTTCTCTTGCTATTTCTGAG ATATATGGAGGGGTTCTCATGAATAACATTGTTGGATTTTTTGCTATCTCCATTATGATCTATGTCCGACAAGTCACTTATGTATTCCCATCAGAATTGATGGTCGCTACACTTGTTTGTCAGATTATAAGCGTTATTTTAGGTTGTCACTACACTTTCTCTCCATGGTCATGTGTGTATGCTTACTTCACATATTTTTTCTCCTTGGTTTGGAGTTTTTGTATTTAG